The following proteins are encoded in a genomic region of Methylocystis echinoides:
- a CDS encoding sensor histidine kinase: MAAPETDFDRRPDPEALLALAEQEKSGKLCVFLGAAPGVGKTYAMLRRARSARDEGIDVVIGLAETHGRRETEELTVGLEVLPRRKAEYKGRTIEEFDIDAALARKPQLIIVDELAHTNAPDSRHPKRWQDVDELLRAGVNVWTALNIQHLESLADIVSKITGVSVRETVPDRVLQEAADVVLVDITPDELLQRLKEGKVYVPETAQRAIQNFFTPRNLTALRELALRRTADRVDDQMVGFLRQGAIEGPWATTERLLACVGPDASSQKVVRIAARLATGLNAPWIALHVARAGDDEQDAESVKQIHDALHLAERLGAQIERISGSDLAGEVLRYARRENITQIVVGRSRASYFGRLFRWSLTDEIVRRSDDVSVQVVMGDGREQATKKRRWFRPGNTHYWTGTSAAILSVALTVCAGYLLDRWLSLSNLSVIFLVPVVLCAAWFGLLPAIMAAVLGFFACDFFFVDPRYQLTIRDPSEFLALVVFLVVAFVTGMLASRVRQHSEFMRTRAEAAQSLFEFSRNLSGAANLEEVLWAAVAQIQKSLDARCVVLIPNADELAPSAAWPPLDELDPGETSAARWTLEKAEPAGWRTGTLPNVRFQFRPLSTTRGVLAVAGVQFRQPNEPLSAQQERTLTALLEQTAIAIDRSMLVGEAVKAAALEENEKLRMTLLSSLSHDLRTPLTSITGAVTSLRQLGEKMSQDDRQDLLASIEEETGRLSRFISNLIEMSRIEAGAVAPRREFVEVGDAVRAAVERSRKVFPDLNVSVSLSQGLPLIKGDVNLLSNVLFNLLDNANKYGGGSAAVYARREGGDVVISVTDEGQGVKPVDLERIFEKFYRGGRVDGRKAGTGLGLSICRGLVGAMGGTIIAQSPAIRRRGTRLVLRFPIPEQPRQGKAA, encoded by the coding sequence ATGGCCGCACCAGAGACAGACTTCGATCGGCGCCCCGACCCGGAGGCGCTTCTCGCGCTCGCTGAACAGGAAAAGTCGGGCAAGCTGTGCGTCTTTCTCGGCGCGGCCCCCGGCGTCGGCAAAACCTACGCCATGCTTCGTCGCGCGCGAAGCGCTCGAGACGAAGGAATAGACGTCGTCATCGGACTTGCAGAGACCCACGGCCGTCGGGAAACAGAAGAACTGACGGTTGGCCTTGAAGTGTTGCCAAGGCGGAAGGCCGAATACAAGGGCCGAACGATTGAGGAATTTGACATTGACGCGGCGTTGGCGCGCAAGCCGCAACTGATCATCGTCGATGAATTGGCGCACACAAACGCGCCAGATAGCCGACACCCCAAGCGCTGGCAGGACGTCGACGAACTGCTCCGCGCCGGCGTCAATGTCTGGACAGCCCTCAATATTCAACACTTGGAAAGTCTCGCCGACATTGTTTCAAAAATCACCGGCGTCTCCGTTCGCGAAACAGTACCGGATCGCGTGCTGCAAGAAGCAGCGGACGTGGTTCTTGTTGACATCACGCCGGACGAACTTCTCCAAAGATTGAAGGAAGGCAAGGTTTACGTCCCGGAAACCGCCCAGCGGGCCATTCAAAACTTTTTCACCCCGCGCAATCTTACTGCTTTGCGCGAACTGGCGTTGCGTCGGACAGCAGATCGCGTTGACGATCAAATGGTCGGCTTTCTGCGCCAGGGCGCCATCGAGGGGCCTTGGGCGACAACCGAGCGGTTGCTCGCCTGTGTTGGCCCGGACGCTTCTTCCCAGAAAGTCGTGAGGATTGCCGCACGGCTGGCGACGGGACTAAATGCGCCATGGATCGCGCTCCATGTCGCGAGGGCGGGCGACGACGAACAGGACGCGGAGTCAGTCAAGCAAATTCACGACGCCTTGCACCTGGCTGAACGGCTAGGAGCCCAAATCGAACGCATCTCCGGGAGCGATCTTGCCGGGGAGGTACTGAGATATGCCCGCCGAGAGAACATCACCCAGATTGTTGTTGGCCGCTCTCGAGCGAGCTACTTTGGCCGACTTTTCCGCTGGTCTCTGACCGACGAGATCGTCAGGCGTTCAGACGACGTTTCCGTCCAAGTCGTGATGGGCGACGGACGTGAACAAGCCACCAAGAAACGACGGTGGTTTAGACCCGGGAATACCCATTACTGGACGGGTACAAGTGCAGCAATACTTTCAGTAGCGCTTACGGTTTGTGCGGGCTATCTGTTAGATCGTTGGCTTAGCCTCTCAAATCTGTCAGTCATATTTCTGGTGCCAGTCGTGCTCTGCGCCGCGTGGTTCGGGTTGCTGCCCGCCATTATGGCGGCGGTGCTGGGATTTTTTGCCTGCGATTTCTTCTTTGTTGATCCTAGATATCAACTCACGATCCGTGATCCTTCTGAATTTCTCGCGCTTGTCGTTTTTCTCGTCGTCGCCTTCGTCACGGGAATGCTCGCCAGCAGAGTTCGCCAACACTCGGAATTCATGCGCACGCGGGCGGAGGCGGCGCAATCTCTCTTCGAGTTTTCGCGCAATCTGTCTGGCGCGGCGAACCTTGAAGAAGTGCTCTGGGCGGCGGTTGCTCAAATACAGAAATCCTTGGACGCTCGCTGCGTGGTCCTCATTCCGAACGCTGACGAATTAGCCCCCTCCGCCGCTTGGCCGCCACTTGATGAACTGGATCCCGGCGAGACGAGCGCCGCTCGCTGGACGCTTGAAAAGGCCGAGCCGGCAGGGTGGCGTACGGGCACTCTGCCAAACGTTCGTTTTCAGTTCCGTCCACTCTCCACTACCCGCGGAGTGCTGGCTGTCGCCGGTGTCCAATTCAGGCAGCCGAATGAGCCGTTATCCGCTCAACAGGAACGCACGCTGACCGCCCTGCTCGAACAGACGGCGATTGCCATCGACCGCTCCATGCTCGTTGGCGAAGCGGTCAAAGCCGCTGCTTTGGAGGAAAACGAGAAATTGCGAATGACTCTCCTATCGTCGCTGTCGCACGATCTGCGCACCCCGCTTACGTCGATTACAGGGGCCGTGACCAGCCTTCGGCAGCTCGGCGAGAAGATGAGTCAGGACGACCGGCAGGATCTGCTTGCGTCGATCGAAGAGGAAACCGGACGACTTTCGCGGTTCATTTCGAACCTTATTGAAATGTCTCGGATCGAGGCGGGCGCGGTGGCGCCCCGCCGCGAATTTGTCGAGGTCGGCGACGCTGTGAGAGCCGCGGTTGAGCGAAGCCGTAAGGTGTTTCCGGATCTCAACGTGTCTGTCAGCCTTTCGCAAGGTCTCCCGCTTATAAAGGGAGACGTTAATCTGTTGAGCAATGTGCTGTTCAATCTGCTCGACAACGCCAACAAATATGGCGGCGGCTCCGCGGCTGTCTACGCTCGTCGCGAGGGTGGCGATGTCGTCATTTCAGTGACAGACGAAGGACAGGGCGTGAAACCAGTTGATCTCGAGCGTATTTTCGAAAAATTTTACCGCGGCGGGCGCGTGGATGGCCGCAAGGCTGGCACGGGTCTTGGTCTTTCGATTTGCCGGGGGTTAGTCGGAGCGATGGGCGGAACAATCATTGCCCAAAGTCCCGCCATACGAAGACGAGGAACGCGCCTTGTGTTGCGTTTTCCCATCCCCGAACAGCCACGACAAGGCAAAGCAGCATGA
- a CDS encoding response regulator — MSNTRILVVDDEPQIHRVLRPALNACGYDVLEALTGRQALRMIAASAPDAIILDLGLPDIDGKEVLTQARTFSKTPILILSARDREAEKIAALDAGADDYVEKPFGIGELLARLRTALRHVSQGDREQAKIETVGLCIDLSQHIVTKNGEVVKLTPKEYDVLTTLARHAGRLLTHRQILTAVWGPAHQEDTQYLRVFVGQLRAKIEDEPAAPKIIATEPGVGYRFVKPSQ, encoded by the coding sequence ATGAGCAACACTCGCATCCTCGTCGTCGATGACGAGCCTCAGATCCATCGTGTGCTTCGGCCAGCTTTGAACGCCTGCGGCTACGACGTCCTGGAAGCCTTGACCGGTCGGCAAGCCCTGAGAATGATCGCTGCGTCCGCGCCTGACGCCATTATACTGGATCTCGGGCTTCCAGACATCGACGGCAAGGAGGTGCTCACGCAAGCTCGGACCTTCTCCAAAACGCCGATCCTCATCCTCTCCGCCAGGGACCGGGAGGCCGAGAAGATTGCCGCGTTGGACGCGGGAGCGGACGATTATGTTGAGAAGCCTTTTGGCATCGGTGAACTTTTGGCGCGGCTACGAACAGCCCTTCGCCATGTATCTCAGGGGGACCGCGAGCAGGCAAAGATTGAGACTGTAGGGCTTTGTATTGATCTTTCGCAGCACATCGTCACGAAGAATGGCGAGGTCGTGAAGTTGACCCCGAAAGAATACGATGTCCTGACGACCCTTGCACGTCACGCCGGACGGCTTTTAACTCATAGACAGATCCTCACCGCTGTCTGGGGTCCTGCGCACCAAGAAGATACCCAGTACCTCCGCGTGTTTGTCGGCCAGCTTCGCGCGAAAATCGAAGACGAGCCCGCGGCGCCCAAGATCATTGCAACCGAGCCGGGGGTAGGCTACCGGTTTGTCAAGCCATCGCAATAG
- a CDS encoding sensor histidine kinase, which translates to MIAHKDGSHHHCEIEDEAAEPNNAAGAPQAEALQQLNALKWFYDNAHVGFCVIDLDLRFHHINSFLAEINGVPVEAHLGRTVAEVVPALLPLVQQVTTKILATRRPVTNYEFSGETAARPGVTRHWLESWHPLIGDDGAIVGFAVTVEEITQRKEAEEALKKLVERYELVSKGAGDAIWDWDVPNHRVYFSPRWKELHGHGDELIGGSEELWKSSIHPEDLSRVMDAVAAHFEGKTDVFLEEYRIRCRDGSEKWVLDRGLARRDQAGVVTRMAGSEHDITSRKRAEEALAQSHEDFRRAQEVGQIGWWRFRLPQNVLDWSEENYRIFSVPFGEPVTYDLFLSLVHPDDRDYVQDRWSAALAGEPYDIEHRVVLDGAVKWLREKAYLEFDEAGALLGGFGITQDITARKRVEESLLEMHRHKDEFITMLAHELRNPLAPLRSGLYVLRKSEAIPRAHGRIQEIMERQVDHLIRLVDDLLDVSRISRGRIALKKERLSLGDLVMQVVESRSALSSTEECHIRVNFRESPLFIAADPVRLTQILANLLDNATKYSPAKGDIDITLDRQGEHAVISVKDNGYGIPADMLPRIFDVFVQVDQNQSQARGGLGIGLALVRSLVELHGGTVEAHSGGKDKGSEFVVRLPLSSSQLD; encoded by the coding sequence TTGATTGCACACAAAGATGGATCGCATCACCACTGCGAAATAGAGGATGAGGCGGCGGAGCCGAATAACGCAGCGGGGGCCCCTCAAGCTGAAGCGCTACAGCAGCTAAATGCGCTTAAATGGTTCTATGACAATGCGCATGTGGGGTTTTGCGTAATAGACCTTGACCTTAGGTTCCACCACATCAATTCATTCCTCGCCGAAATCAACGGCGTCCCGGTGGAGGCTCATCTCGGGAGAACAGTGGCGGAGGTTGTCCCCGCGCTGCTGCCCCTTGTTCAGCAAGTGACAACGAAGATCCTAGCAACGCGGCGACCCGTGACAAACTACGAGTTCTCTGGAGAGACAGCGGCGCGACCAGGCGTAACGCGCCATTGGCTCGAGAGCTGGCATCCGCTGATCGGCGACGATGGGGCAATTGTCGGCTTTGCGGTTACGGTCGAGGAAATCACTCAAAGGAAGGAAGCGGAAGAAGCGCTGAAGAAGTTAGTTGAGCGGTATGAACTCGTCTCGAAAGGCGCAGGCGACGCCATCTGGGACTGGGATGTCCCTAACCACCGCGTTTATTTTTCGCCACGATGGAAGGAACTGCACGGTCATGGCGACGAGCTGATTGGCGGCAGCGAGGAATTGTGGAAATCGAGCATCCATCCCGAAGACCTTTCACGGGTAATGGATGCGGTTGCGGCGCATTTCGAGGGAAAAACTGATGTCTTCCTGGAAGAGTATCGAATTCGCTGCAGAGATGGTTCTGAGAAATGGGTGCTCGACCGTGGCCTGGCGCGCCGTGACCAAGCTGGCGTTGTTACGAGAATGGCCGGCTCAGAGCATGACATTACCAGTCGCAAACGGGCCGAAGAGGCGCTCGCTCAGAGCCATGAGGATTTCAGGCGGGCCCAGGAAGTCGGACAAATCGGCTGGTGGCGTTTTAGACTCCCTCAAAACGTCTTGGACTGGTCCGAAGAAAACTATCGAATCTTCAGTGTGCCGTTCGGAGAGCCTGTAACCTACGACCTCTTTCTCTCGCTAGTGCACCCAGATGACCGGGATTATGTTCAGGATAGATGGTCGGCCGCTTTGGCTGGCGAACCTTACGATATCGAGCACCGCGTTGTCTTGGATGGCGCGGTTAAGTGGCTACGGGAAAAAGCCTATCTGGAATTCGACGAAGCTGGCGCCCTGCTCGGCGGGTTCGGTATCACGCAGGACATCACGGCGCGAAAACGGGTCGAAGAGAGTCTTCTCGAGATGCACCGGCACAAAGATGAGTTCATCACAATGCTGGCGCACGAACTGCGGAATCCCCTCGCTCCGTTACGCTCTGGCTTGTACGTGCTACGCAAGTCCGAGGCGATCCCTCGAGCCCATGGTCGAATTCAAGAGATCATGGAGCGACAAGTCGACCATCTCATCAGGCTAGTGGATGATCTCTTAGATGTTTCTCGCATCAGTCGCGGCAGAATCGCGCTAAAGAAGGAGAGGCTGAGCCTCGGCGACCTTGTCATGCAAGTCGTCGAGAGCAGGAGCGCTCTCTCGTCGACTGAGGAATGTCACATCCGCGTTAACTTTCGCGAGAGCCCGCTTTTCATTGCAGCGGACCCCGTGCGCTTGACGCAGATCCTTGCCAATTTGCTGGATAATGCGACTAAATATTCACCTGCAAAAGGGGACATCGACATAACTCTTGACCGCCAGGGAGAGCACGCCGTCATCAGTGTAAAAGACAATGGCTACGGCATTCCCGCGGACATGCTCCCGCGCATCTTTGATGTGTTCGTCCAGGTCGATCAGAATCAGTCTCAGGCGCGCGGCGGACTGGGTATCGGCCTTGCTCTGGTGCGAAGCCTCGTCGAGTTGCACGGCGGAACGGTTGAGGCGCACAGCGGCGGGAAGGACAAGGGAAGTGAATTTGTCGTCCGTCTTCCCCTATCCTCCTCTCAGCTCGATTAA
- a CDS encoding DUF7220 family protein gives MKLSQKWGWEIAGEKTGRRVYGMELSETLCDVIITRWQEFSGKTAVLDGEGATYAEMRTKAWRGQRSGLMWSRVMSLVEAITNVVVGYGVAVAKQMVVFPRLGLSTRFSQDLQMGLIFTAA, from the coding sequence GTGAAGTTGTCGCAAAAATGGGGGTGGGAAATTGCCGGCGAAAAGACCGGTCGGCGCGTCTATGGGATGGAGCTATCCGAGACCCTCTGCGACGTAATCATCACCCGCTGGCAGGAGTTCTCGGGCAAGACGGCGGTCCTCGACGGCGAAGGCGCAACCTACGCTGAAATGCGAACAAAGGCTTGGCGCGGCCAAAGAAGCGGCCTGATGTGGTCGCGCGTCATGTCGCTTGTCGAGGCGATTACCAACGTCGTCGTCGGTTATGGCGTCGCGGTCGCCAAGCAGATGGTGGTGTTTCCACGGTTGGGGTTGAGCACGAGGTTTAGCCAAGATCTGCAGATGGGACTGATCTTTACCGCAGCGTAA
- a CDS encoding IS66 family transposase, translating into MDRDDLLLQFRLRFGKAFDLARDIASFKASTIANKKRVLEKQLAALLIAATGCDLARELQAKIRRAQNQLLTICDYPGEGEATNNGSERKLRPCVIQRKVTNAYRAMWDAKTEADVHTTVDTARLNGANPFQTILDTLA; encoded by the coding sequence ATGGATCGGGACGATCTGCTGCTGCAGTTCAGGCTGCGGTTTGGTAAGGCCTTTGATCTGGCCAGAGATATCGCCAGTTTCAAAGCCTCGACGATCGCCAACAAAAAGCGCGTGCTCGAAAAGCAACTTGCGGCTCTTCTTATCGCCGCGACAGGATGCGATCTAGCACGCGAGTTGCAGGCCAAAATCAGGCGCGCGCAAAATCAGCTTCTGACCATTTGCGACTATCCCGGCGAGGGCGAGGCTACCAACAACGGTTCCGAGCGAAAGCTACGGCCCTGCGTAATCCAGCGAAAAGTAACCAACGCCTACCGCGCCATGTGGGATGCAAAGACTGAGGCTGACGTGCACACAACCGTCGATACCGCAAGGCTCAATGGCGCAAACCCCTTCCAGACAATCCTGGACACCCTGGCGTGA
- a CDS encoding mechanosensitive ion channel family protein, whose translation MGRFCDDPVEDIQIRATLLRTYDNRRVVIPNSELYTNRVVVNTAYEERRIHLMVPIGESDDVGKAGAIILAEISRIERILQEPKPVVLLQSLGDFSLNLEVRYWIKPTVMREVVESTDEVYRAIAPALTAAGIDMPFPTYQILFHDQTEEADGDRKLQREGWPPSVGSLSSPPRERAKTAPSGNEPQARQGSP comes from the coding sequence TTGGGAAGATTCTGCGACGACCCCGTCGAGGACATTCAGATCCGCGCGACTCTTTTGCGAACGTACGACAACCGGCGCGTCGTCATTCCCAACAGCGAGCTCTATACGAATCGTGTTGTCGTCAACACCGCGTATGAGGAACGCCGCATTCATCTCATGGTCCCGATCGGAGAGAGCGACGACGTCGGCAAGGCCGGCGCGATCATCCTCGCAGAGATCAGCAGAATCGAGCGAATCCTTCAGGAGCCCAAGCCTGTCGTCCTCCTACAGAGCCTCGGCGACTTCAGCCTGAATCTCGAAGTGAGATACTGGATCAAGCCGACTGTCATGCGAGAGGTCGTCGAGTCCACGGACGAGGTCTACCGTGCGATTGCGCCGGCGCTGACCGCTGCCGGCATAGACATGCCTTTTCCAACTTACCAGATTCTTTTCCACGATCAGACGGAGGAAGCGGACGGAGACCGAAAGCTGCAACGCGAGGGGTGGCCGCCGTCCGTTGGGAGCCTGTCGTCACCCCCGCGTGAGCGCGCGAAGACCGCGCCCTCAGGAAATGAGCCCCAGGCCCGACAGGGGTCGCCATGA
- a CDS encoding Tn3 family transposase, translated as MKKHEILSPQARAALFCPPNDSAAIVRYYTLSPDDLALIRRRRRDANRLGFAVHLAYQRFPGRVLGIDETPPGDVLSFIARQLGVEPGIFNEYAHREETRWEHFGEIQSHLCVRPFGRGDYRSVAEIATTEAIGTDRGDIIVAAMIENLRTRGILLPATTVLERIGLAARARARKQAHKNLVEGLERRTIAELEALIAVSDGRGRTSLAWLRDWPEAPAQKNLVGIVERLQFVRRLGVGPDREQRIHRARYRAIAKETAILSAQHLCRFDTPRRLATLVVFAREMEAILTDAALVMFDKMLGGVFRRADRAYRENVVHRATALDASARALLHMAKAMLAAKESGEDQVAAVERALGWERLKVLVAETEIVVTNTREDNLTEVVERYPTVRRMIPILLNAFVFRSWKPNDALLDALDLLRGLYAARSKQLPQRPPTAFLKSTWRKLVGKGLSFDRRAYEVAVMMTLRDSLRSGDIWVEGSRAFRAFGDFLLPPEAFVMRRQEGELGLAVPDRFENWRAERTALLEARLNEIDTLASAGKLVEAAITAEGLSISPIRRAENEEVDDVARRLYGMLPRLRITELLAEVNGWTGFAERFGHLRTGAPPDESNGLMTALLAEATNLGLARMARSSKIFSHSKLLWIAEWHVRDETYQSALACLTEAIHAQPFTRVWGDGGTSSSDGQFFRAGGHGEASADYNAKYGSEPGVKFYTHISDRYAPFHTKVIAANASEAAHILDGLLHHECSLDIREHYTDTAGAVDHVFGLCHLTGFRFAPRIRDLADRRLYVSEARATYPSLDPMVGGLIDFRLIGENWDETLRLAASIKAGTVAPSILMRRLAAYPKQNALAKTLREIGRLERTLFTLDWISDPALRRRTNAGLNKGEARNALARAVFFHRLGEIRDRTLENQRYRASGLNLVVSAVILWNTVYLSHAVAELRSSGERVRDDLLAHIAPLGWEHITFNGDYVWPTEPLQNAFRPLRNPRAGLLDAA; from the coding sequence ATGAAAAAACATGAAATCCTCTCGCCGCAGGCCCGCGCTGCGCTGTTCTGTCCGCCCAATGATTCCGCGGCGATTGTCCGGTACTATACGCTTTCGCCCGACGATCTGGCGCTGATCCGCCGACGGCGGCGTGACGCCAATCGGCTCGGTTTTGCGGTGCATCTCGCCTACCAGCGGTTTCCGGGTCGAGTGCTCGGCATTGACGAAACTCCGCCGGGGGATGTTCTCTCATTCATTGCCCGTCAACTCGGCGTCGAGCCCGGGATTTTCAACGAATACGCCCATCGAGAGGAAACCCGCTGGGAGCATTTCGGCGAAATACAATCGCATTTGTGCGTTCGCCCGTTCGGCCGCGGCGATTATCGGTCTGTCGCTGAGATTGCGACGACCGAAGCGATCGGCACGGATCGCGGCGACATCATCGTTGCCGCGATGATCGAAAATCTCCGAACTCGTGGCATTTTGTTGCCTGCGACGACAGTTTTGGAACGTATCGGCTTGGCTGCTCGCGCTCGCGCCAGAAAGCAGGCCCACAAGAATCTCGTCGAGGGATTAGAGCGGCGGACGATCGCGGAATTGGAGGCGTTGATCGCGGTCAGCGACGGCAGAGGTCGCACGTCGCTCGCCTGGTTGCGTGATTGGCCTGAAGCGCCGGCCCAGAAGAACCTGGTTGGAATCGTGGAGCGTCTCCAATTTGTTCGAAGACTGGGTGTCGGACCAGATCGGGAGCAACGGATTCATCGTGCGCGTTATAGGGCAATCGCCAAGGAAACGGCTATTCTCAGCGCCCAGCATCTTTGCCGGTTCGATACGCCCCGCCGACTTGCAACTCTGGTCGTCTTCGCCCGGGAGATGGAAGCGATCCTAACGGACGCGGCGCTCGTCATGTTCGACAAGATGCTCGGCGGCGTGTTCCGCCGCGCCGATCGCGCCTACAGAGAAAATGTCGTCCATCGAGCGACAGCTCTCGATGCTTCGGCCCGCGCGCTTCTCCACATGGCGAAAGCCATGTTGGCGGCGAAGGAGTCTGGAGAGGATCAAGTCGCGGCTGTCGAACGTGCGCTTGGTTGGGAGCGCTTGAAAGTGCTTGTCGCAGAAACCGAAATTGTCGTCACGAACACGCGCGAAGATAATCTGACCGAAGTCGTCGAAAGATATCCAACGGTGCGCCGGATGATTCCGATCCTCCTCAATGCATTTGTATTCCGCTCATGGAAGCCAAACGACGCGTTGCTGGACGCGCTCGATTTGTTACGAGGACTTTATGCAGCGCGGTCAAAACAACTCCCGCAACGCCCGCCGACGGCGTTTCTGAAATCGACATGGCGCAAGCTCGTTGGAAAGGGCTTGTCTTTTGATCGCCGGGCCTATGAGGTCGCGGTCATGATGACGCTACGGGACAGCTTACGGTCCGGAGATATCTGGGTCGAAGGCAGCCGCGCGTTCCGCGCCTTCGGTGATTTTCTTCTGCCGCCGGAGGCCTTTGTGATGCGGCGACAGGAAGGCGAATTGGGTCTTGCTGTCCCGGATCGCTTCGAGAACTGGCGCGCCGAGCGAACGGCATTGCTGGAAGCGCGGCTCAATGAGATCGATACGCTTGCCTCGGCGGGCAAGCTTGTCGAAGCGGCGATCACCGCAGAGGGTTTATCGATCAGCCCCATTCGCAGAGCCGAGAATGAGGAAGTAGACGATGTTGCGCGTAGGCTCTATGGCATGTTGCCTCGGCTGCGCATCACCGAGCTTCTCGCCGAAGTCAATGGTTGGACGGGCTTCGCCGAGCGCTTCGGTCATCTTCGCACCGGTGCGCCACCGGACGAAAGCAATGGGCTGATGACGGCATTGCTCGCCGAGGCCACCAACCTCGGCCTCGCCAGAATGGCTCGTAGCTCCAAGATATTCAGCCATTCCAAATTACTCTGGATCGCGGAATGGCATGTTCGCGACGAAACTTATCAGTCTGCGCTTGCATGCCTGACGGAAGCGATACACGCACAGCCGTTCACAAGGGTCTGGGGTGATGGCGGCACGTCATCGTCTGACGGACAGTTTTTCAGGGCCGGCGGTCATGGCGAAGCCAGCGCCGATTATAACGCCAAATATGGCTCGGAGCCGGGGGTAAAGTTCTACACGCATATCTCCGATCGCTATGCGCCGTTTCACACCAAGGTCATCGCGGCCAACGCCAGCGAAGCCGCGCATATTCTTGACGGTCTGCTTCATCACGAATGCTCGTTGGACATCCGTGAGCACTATACCGACACAGCCGGCGCCGTCGATCACGTGTTCGGTCTCTGTCATCTCACGGGATTTAGATTCGCGCCCCGCATTCGTGATCTTGCCGATCGCCGCCTGTATGTCTCCGAGGCGCGCGCGACCTATCCGTCTCTCGATCCGATGGTGGGCGGCTTGATCGACTTCCGCTTGATCGGTGAAAACTGGGACGAAACGCTGCGTCTCGCTGCGTCGATCAAAGCTGGCACCGTAGCTCCGTCGATCCTGATGCGCCGGCTCGCAGCTTACCCCAAACAGAATGCGCTGGCCAAGACGCTTCGGGAAATAGGACGGCTCGAACGCACCCTCTTCACCCTCGACTGGATCAGCGACCCTGCTCTGAGGCGGCGGACGAATGCTGGCCTCAACAAGGGAGAGGCGCGCAACGCCCTCGCCAGGGCGGTGTTCTTTCATCGCCTTGGCGAAATCCGCGACCGGACCCTCGAAAATCAACGCTACCGGGCCTCTGGCCTCAATCTCGTCGTCTCCGCCGTTATCCTTTGGAATACCGTCTATCTCAGCCACGCCGTTGCTGAACTGCGTTCCAGCGGAGAACGGGTCCGTGACGATCTGCTTGCCCATATCGCGCCGCTCGGCTGGGAGCATATCACCTTCAACGGCGACTATGTTTGGCCGACCGAGCCGTTACAAAACGCCTTCCGACCCCTACGAAACCCGCGCGCAGGGCTCCTCGACGCGGCTTAG
- a CDS encoding mechanosensitive ion channel family protein yields the protein MERQTHSPWERLESISQGAVALLPNVIIGFTVFMILYVLSLGVGRGVARVAAQSGQPPHIVKIFSRLSRGAVNLLGVMIALSVVLPSLDAASVFGALGIGSVAVGFAAKDIFQNLLAGILLLATRPFHIGDQIVSGPHEGTVEGSSQNLPKILR from the coding sequence ATGGAACGCCAAACGCATTCGCCCTGGGAACGACTGGAGAGCATTTCGCAAGGAGCCGTCGCGCTCCTGCCAAATGTAATTATCGGGTTCACCGTCTTTATGATCCTTTATGTGCTTTCCCTTGGCGTCGGGCGGGGCGTTGCCCGGGTCGCCGCCCAATCAGGCCAGCCTCCTCATATCGTCAAGATATTCAGCCGACTCAGCCGCGGCGCCGTCAATCTTCTTGGCGTAATGATCGCGCTTTCGGTTGTCCTGCCATCCCTCGACGCTGCCTCCGTGTTCGGCGCTCTGGGCATCGGCAGCGTCGCAGTGGGATTTGCCGCGAAAGATATATTTCAGAACCTGCTCGCCGGCATTCTTCTGTTGGCGACGCGACCATTTCACATTGGAGATCAAATTGTCAGCGGGCCGCATGAAGGAACCGTCGAGGGGTCATCGCAGAATCTTCCCAAAATCCTACGCTAA